From the genome of Thermococcus chitonophagus, one region includes:
- the albA gene encoding DNA-binding protein Alba — MAEEHVVYIGKKPVMNYVLAVITQFNEGAKEVVIKARGRAISRAVDVAEIVRNRFLKDTVDVKEIKIGTEELPTADGRTTNTSTIEIVLERKI, encoded by the coding sequence ATGGCTGAGGAGCACGTCGTTTACATTGGAAAGAAGCCTGTTATGAACTACGTCCTAGCCGTCATAACCCAGTTCAACGAAGGTGCAAAGGAGGTCGTTATAAAGGCCCGTGGTAGGGCTATTAGCAGGGCCGTTGACGTTGCAGAGATCGTCAGGAACAGGTTCCTCAAGGACACCGTAGATGTTAAGGAGATTAAGATAGGCACCGAGGAGCTTCCAACTGCTGATGGCAGGACAACAAACACCTCAACCATCGAGATCGTTCTCGAGAGGAAGATCTGA
- a CDS encoding RNA ligase partner protein: MIRFILDTSIFVNPDVRKKFGETPTEAMKTFLSYAEKLFGKVEFYMPPGIYREVMHFVEEEEVSPELELYIIKKPPNVHDIKIPAFVVYELIEDIRRRVDKGLRVAEKAVRESVLDTENVDKIIQKLRRNYRKALREGILDSKEDFELILLAKELDGIIVSADVGILTWAEKMGIKWVDAFKFKEVLEELVEKFRSESEKERK, encoded by the coding sequence ATGATACGCTTCATTCTCGACACTAGCATCTTCGTCAACCCCGATGTAAGGAAGAAGTTTGGTGAAACTCCCACGGAGGCTATGAAAACGTTCCTAAGCTACGCGGAGAAGCTCTTCGGAAAGGTGGAATTCTACATGCCCCCAGGAATTTACAGAGAGGTCATGCACTTCGTCGAAGAAGAGGAAGTTTCACCAGAACTGGAGCTTTATATAATAAAGAAACCCCCAAACGTTCACGACATAAAGATTCCAGCATTTGTAGTGTACGAGCTAATAGAGGACATACGGAGGAGGGTAGACAAAGGGCTGAGAGTTGCAGAAAAAGCTGTAAGGGAGAGTGTTCTCGACACAGAAAACGTTGATAAAATAATCCAGAAATTGAGGAGGAATTATAGAAAGGCCCTTAGAGAGGGGATTCTTGATAGTAAGGAGGACTTTGAATTGATTCTCCTTGCAAAAGAGCTTGATGGAATAATAGTTTCTGCAGACGTAGGGATACTAACATGGGCTGAAAAGATGGGCATAAAATGGGTTGACGCATTTAAATTCAAAGAAGTGCTAGAAGAACTTGTCGAGAAGTTCAGAAGTGAAAGTGAAAAGGAAAGGAAGTGA